The following is a genomic window from Vitis vinifera cultivar Pinot Noir 40024 chromosome 6, ASM3070453v1.
cTAATCAGAAAATGATGATTGAGGATGGGATTAAACTCCCATCTGAACCCTGGTGCAGTATACTACAAGGCCAAGTTGGCATTAGCATTCACTGTAACTTACAGAATGCTTCTAATGGGCAAGAAGAAAAGACTTCACTATCTGACTGATTATCATGTCCAAcagatgaaaatatttgatatgCAACTCATGGAAAGACTAAGTTAAGACAATCCAATGACCCACCATCACATCATTCACAACTTAAAAGAGGGTACAATTTGCAAACACCATGCAATCCATATACACAATTACCAGATTACTATGATTTCAATGAtatagaaaatgagaagaagtCCCTGCCTGTTAAAATGGACTGATGATGATCACAAATCAATGCTTTTAAAGATGAATGCTTTAGGTGAGGCATCTTACTTCCTGCCCTGAGATATTAGGCAAAAGGTTTAAGATTTAAGCCTTTTGATTATTTTAGTggtatatagtttttttttttttaaaaaaaaaaatcatggtaGCACTAAAGagcatagaaaaaaaatatcaatattccATTACTTGTTATTTTATATGAAGATtgtatgtataaaataaatagatacaTAAAGAAGCAAAAATACTATTTGACCAAGTAGCAAGATAAACAATAATATACACAAGAAACAAGAGCAAAGATCAGGAAAAGGGAAAACATGGTTTCACCAATATGAAAGTTTTAAGTAGAAAATTTGATCATCTGAAGCATGAAATATATAAGCTTGACAAGACTCCCATTCAAGCCTTTAAAATTACCATGCTTTTGGGTGAACCTGACAGGAACTTATTAGAACTTTAATTGCCCCTAATGCTAGAACTTAAGGGGTAGCTCAATCCTAGCACAAATGCAACAAATACCATGAGCTACATGATTGTGCCTTTGAGAACTCATAAAAAGTCTTTGGGCATATGAGAGACGTCATAATTCATGATCCAGAAAAGGAGTGATATAAATAACTGAGAAAATCCAGGGAGCAGGGCAGAAACTATGGAGGTGTAATATGGTCTTAGTTTTAGAAAGTAGGCAAAAATGGTAAAAGAAACCagaatatgaaatatatttttgtataattattagacaactaattttcctaaaagcttaagcctATAGGATTTGAGctacaatgtatatcatgcactccAACACCCTCCCTCACATGGGACCCCATACCTGCACATCGAGAGACACACGTCCTTAAATAAACAAACCACAAAGAGTCTCCCTTGGGCTTAATAAATTGTAGAAATAAGCATGCACTAGACTTCAAACATGACCTCCCAATAAACTAAGCTTTTTAGAGGATTTGGGTCGACAATTTATATCATGCACTCCCAACAATAATAAAACGTGTCTGCAATTACTTTCATTCAGAAGAACAGGTAACAAAAAAAGGTCTATAACCAAATATTATCTGTATAAACATCCACTTACTTGATCCAACAATGCCATTCTGATGGATTAGAGAACTAGAAATGGAAAAGCCTAATGAAAGTGGAAAAGGAAGGACCACAAAGATGctaatgatttttttcccttcttgaTTGGCTAATAGAAACTAGAGAAGGCCCACATGGCCTTAGTCTTAAAGAGATCAAGGCATCCAGCTAGCTAGCATTTTATACCCAGCATGCATTCATTGTGCCGACTTGTGTTAAATAGGAAAACtcttaaaaaatgtttccatattttctttcattcttattCAGCTATTTGACAATTGCCCCATAAATGGAAGCAATCTTACTGCAAGCTTTTTTCCTCTATCTTGTAAATCTCCACAGCCAATTTAGAGAAGTCTACATCAGGAAGATCTCtgcaaaaataagaaaatatcagaGACAGCCCAAAAATAAACTCGATCATACCTAAAAATCCATTTAATTGAGTTTCAGAGTTTGAAGGTACATGTAGCTTTTCAAATTCGATAAGATCCTTTCTACATCAAGGATGTACGTATCAATCAACCTTACGACAGCATCTGGTTGCTCTTCACTTTTCAAAGCTTGAATTTGACAGAATTGATCATTTACTATCCCCTGCAGGGAAAGTCACAAAGGCATTATCATTAACCATATCCTCCATAATCTTACTAAAAGAAAACAGCAAAACACAATTAAACATGAGCATCTATTCATTATTAAAGGTTAATATTCAACCTTTCAATAGGGGCAAAtacataaataagataaaatacaATCAATCATTCTTACTAGAATTATAAAAACAAGAGCAGAtataattccaatttccaaaagcCCCTAAGATCACTTCAACACACAACAAAAGATTCTAGAGAACAACCATAAAGGTAGAGTAAATAAAACCTTATTAAACAAGGCctcatacaaaaaaataaaacactagttGACACAAAGTCATTACCTCATCAAACAatgattttgtatatttttcaaGCAGCTCATTAAGAATAATCAAAGCCATTTCTAATATAAAGCAAGAACAAGAACTACTAAGCAACTAAAGCTTGAAGATAGTTTTAAGTTAAGAAGAAAACTCCTCTATAGACTTGCAGACTTCAATAAGGGGTTCAAAGGTAAAATAAGTAGCACACAAGAAAGTGGGCCTGTCTCCAACAAGTCTAAATTAATCTTTAGAATTTCCAAATCAACATCCATCTCATTAATGATAAGAACAAACAAAATGTTAAAAGCTCTTGCACAtttgtctatttatttaataaatatgaggCCTTTGCAAACCCCTTTAACATTATGTGGCTTTTATGGATAAAACAAGTAGCATACAAGAAATGTGTGTGTGTCTCCAGCAAGtctaattaatgaaattaacccttacAATTTCCATATTAACATCCATCTCATTAATGATAAGAGCacacaaaattaaaacattaatgacaagaacaaacaaattaaaaaaaaaaaaaaagaggaaaaaaaaggcctttccatctttttgttttttggtacatttatttgtttattaatttatctaaGGTCTTTATCAAACCCTCTAATAATAAATCTGgtttttttaatccataaatgtcAATAATGCTGCTGCATGAAAACAGAAACTGGTTGACAACACTAGCATATAGTTGGAAGCAACCAATTATAAATCACTACCATTATCTCCTTtacatttcaaataaattccaatTGCTGAAAAACCccctctgataccatgaaaataattttcaggACTGatgcaaaacaaagaaaaaaacacaaaaaaaaaaaacaaaacaaaaaaggaaaaaaaaaaaaaatctatcattTACAGCAATGCATAAGTTTTTGAATATTGAGCTTGGAAGCACTGGAGGCAGCATATTTATCtgcagaaaaagaaaacctaaaGCAATACATACAAATAGGGCAAAGTAATAAAATACAGAAAAAGACAAGACAAcccttattttaattataaattgaaagcCATTATTGTTTCTCATGTCTTTGATTATCATAACTTTCCTTTCTCCAAGAACAATAGccctatgtttggtttttgaaaaatttgagggaaaatacaggggaaagaaaatagagaggaaaaataaaaggaaagaaaaagtgaaaggaaatgaTAAagagatttaaagttaataaattattttcacatacttcttcaaactcatttcacttttttttttcttatctatataaacattaaataatttgaaaatgtataagtttcgAATtaattttacctataaaaaaaaaccatttctaactaattttaattatatttgattttctttcatattttatatggtAAACCAAGcatatgaaaatcatttttctttaaaaaaaaaaaaaattcctttccttagtactttcttgaaaccaaacatagcgtAAAAGTTTTTGAATTCCATACTTTCAGGAAAGCTTTGAATGACCTGAGTTTCCGCATGAGTTTAGTCCCATTCCATTGTGATGTTGAATTTTATTCCAAAGCTTCCTAATGATCTAACCAATATTCAAATATTGCTACCACAAAGATTCAAACCAAAATGGGGAGAGTATCCACTAACTGGCTTAGCCTCCATCAAAATGGTGCATGATTAGATATTGGCCTTGCCAAAACTTCCTAATAATGGTTGGAAACCTAGATTCCCACTCCAATAGTATCAGACGCTTATCCAGCATCTAACCAGCGTCATTTACGTATTTGACAAAGTAAAAGTCCCACTTGTAAGCAGAGGGTCAACCAACCTACAATCTCTAATTAGTTCATAGAAGGTTCTCATGCTTCTAGTAATTCTCAATCCTTCTGATTTTTCACTAAAAGACCTTATAACATTAAAACTCACTGGGGATATCTTACAACCACTCCAGGGGAGTTTTTGATACCCTGTATCCTTTAGGAACAGGGAGCCAAAAAGGTCCAACTGTGAAGACTTGTTTTGCATTTTCATTccataaaagtaatttttgtttcaaaaagaaagattggcaaatccaaaaaaaaagaacatgaacaaaagcaaaaaaggaaaaaagaataaaaaaggggGGGAAAACATATAACATGCTACAAAATAGATATCTAGAATCTATCCTATCTCCTAAGGAATATATTATGACTGCCCACATTTATGTAGTGTCCAGTGAAAGCATGTTCCATCAAAGTACCACAGATAGATACTATACAACATCAGAGATGTAAAGTTAACTTCTATCTCAAACATGCAAAGTTAACTAGAGCCTACTTTCAGTCAGccaaaaaattaaggaaaagaaaaaattgaagccTATCTCAATATTTCCATCTCTAGCATTGCCATTCAACAGAATGTtgaggaaaaataatttaagaatttttactCTCCATCGTCATAATCATGTAGAAGTTTCATCATGTGGAGTGAAAAGGTTGAGAAcaataataaatggataataatagaaaaagctGGTTTCTAAAAGGATGTCTTTTGGTTTTCACCAAAAACAGACTAATCCATTGATACAAATATTCCAGTACAAACAAAGGACTAGATAACCCAaaatctcaaaaagaaaaatgcagaATACAAAAGAAGTAGATGGAATTGTCATATCATGGACCAACATATTTAGTCATTAGGCATTTACATGATTACTAGTAACATGGGAGAAACACTTCCttactttctttttgtttcagATAACAAGCCTGGATGAGATCAATACAAGCAAGTTTCATATGATCAGCAACAAGACTCTGACACAAGGTACCTAAAATTCCAATGCATAATCAGCAGAGGTTGGGAGGAGAGATTCCATACTTCACCATTCAAAAAAGAATGTGATACACAttgatgattataaaaaataaaaaggaacacAGAAACTACTCAGGCTaagaaattagttttaaaaagtaGGCAAAAATGCTTAAAGAAATcagttatgaaaaaaatatatcaaaaaacaaaaagtttctattatgtttaaaattaagaaaaaagggGGGAAAGGGGGGAAATTAAGAAGCACACATATAtgcattaaataatttatataagcACCTACTTACATAATACAGCAATTTCTTTCTGGTGGATTGTAGAATTAGAAAAAGACAAGCTTGACCAAAGTAGAGAAGGAAGATccaaaaaagatattaaaaaaaaaattaaataattaaataaggaGAATATATCTTTCATAATATACCTTTCAAGCATACATGTGGACTCACACTTCCTAATGCTTAGAACAACTTCCTTGTAAAAATTATGATcctatttggtaactgtttttgtTCTCTGTaacacaaaaacaagaaaacatgtttcacaattaaaaaaccaaaaatagttttatgttcttaaaaacagaaaataaggtatttttaGAGAACGCCTTGTAGTTGTcttcaattattttcacttatttttttagggttgctttaaaaaataattacacaaatatgaagaataattaaaaatagagcactacatataaaagttctttttaaaacatattaaaaacatagaaaaacaaGTTAATAACATTTTAGGTTCCCTAACAAACTTTTATTAACTtgtcaaaaatagtttttcataattgtttcCAAAAATACTTCCCAAATAGAGCCTatgtttttgacaaatttttgaaAGTCACTTTTAAAAACCTGGAGAATCACTTAAAGTAATTCTCAAAAACCCACTTGGTAGACGATTcttccaaaaatcaattttgaaaaacattataAACTAAAAGCACTTTAATCAAAGTCACTCCCATATGGGCTCTTAAAATAGACTCATCTATCATCTGCAATTCAGCAGATTAAATGCCAACATGGTAGGGAAGTGGGTTCACACCAGTGCCAACGAAAGCCATCTCTTTGACCTTCTAGTTCTAAGATATCATTGGCTTTCCTCAATTTCCGGTTGGCGATGGTGCAATAATCAGGTTTTATGACCACTTTAAATGGGGAATCAACCACTTTCCTTAAAATACCCCGGAATCTATAGAAAGCCCTTTCTTGCACTGTTGAGAAGTCCATCCcccatttatttttctcatgcTAATTTCATAAGGAACTACAATACTCTGCCCGCCAAGTTCTTTCCTTGGGTGGTGGCCAAGAAAATGGTGAACATAGGCAATCTTTTACAAGGTACAAAACCATGGTAGAGAGTTATGTTTCCTGTATTGGGTGGCTTTGTTGGAGAAGGCCGGAATCTTTTAGGCCGAGAGTGAAGCTTACTTACTATAGAAATTAAGCATTTCAAGGCACATTTAGCACAACAAGATTAGAGAGGGGAGAGGGCAGGGCATACCTGATCAGCAATAGGTTGAGGATGAAAATGTAACCCTGGAAAGCCATCCCTCTTTCCTTGCCacatgaaaaattaaagaaattgggTTATTTTCACCAGTCCAAGATTCAAAATAGGATTTGAGGGCTTAGGAGGACAAACCTCATCTGCCATAGCCTCAGGGATTGACGTGCAGCCATAACAGTTCATAGCTCCTCCACTGGAAGGATCATGGCGCAGTATAtgtaaacaaaatcaaatcaagaaatatatatatatatatatatataacatccaaatgatctcattatttaatGAATATGTTGAATCAT
Proteins encoded in this region:
- the LOC100256833 gene encoding histidine-containing phosphotransfer protein 3 isoform X1; the protein is MNCYGCTSIPEAMADERDGFPGLHFHPQPIADQGIVNDQFCQIQALKSEEQPDAVVRLIDTYILDVERILSNLKSYIDLPDVDFSKLAVEIYKIEEKSLQIGAEHMKIACANLILACDQKHKDNFCQYLAWMMNEFTKTQSKLEAFAQMERKIIRVRSKVQK
- the LOC100256833 gene encoding histidine-containing phosphotransfer protein 3 isoform X2, yielding MNCYGCTSIPEAMADERDGFPGLHFHPQPIADQGIVNDQFCQIQALKSEEQPDAVVRLIDTYILDVERILSNLKSYIDLPDVDFSKLAVEIYKIEEKSLQIGAEHMKIACANLILACDQKHKDNFCQYLAWMMNEFTKTQSKLEAFAQVSLWKYELS